In a single window of the Helicoverpa zea isolate HzStark_Cry1AcR chromosome 9, ilHelZeax1.1, whole genome shotgun sequence genome:
- the LOC124633129 gene encoding uncharacterized protein LOC124633129: KVNFNKWLKEKSIPNLPPQSIVVMDNASYHSVQIDKAPTMSSTKSEMQSWISKKGLSYLPTMDASPLVRAQLFEIIKEHKQPPVYEADMMLEENGHKVVRLPPYHCDLNPIELIWSVLKRRIAEKNVGQQANNIVQITEEAFATITQEEWKKECEHVIKIEENFYAAGPAVDNEIDKFIIEVGDDSDSSDSSDYEYEEMSDEEFNEHNYCGIIKSMLW; encoded by the exons aaagttaattttaataagtgGCTTAAAGAAAAATCAATACCAAATCTACCTCCACAGTCCATTGTGGTTATGGATAATGCATCCTACCATTCTGTGCAGATTGATAAGGCACCTACAATGTCAAGTACAAAGTCAGAAATGCAATCTTGGATATCAAAAAAAGGACTTTCTTATTTGCCGACGATG gacgcctcgccactggtaAGGGCACAGttgtttgaaattattaaagaacacAAACAGCCACCTGTATATGAAGCAGATATGATGTTGGAAGAGAATGGTCATAAAGTGGTAAGGCTTCCACCTTACCATTGTGACCTAAACCCCATCGAACTCATATGGAGCGTATTAAAAAGAAGGATAGCTGAAAAAAACGTGGGTCAACAAGCTAATAATATAGTACAAATTACGGAAGAAGCTTTTGCTACTATAACTCAGGAGGAATGGAAGAAAGAATGCGAGCatgtaataaaaattgaagaaaacTTCTACGCTGCTGGCCCAGCAGTTGACAATGAAATTGATAAATTCATAATCGAAGTAGGAGACGATAGTGACAGTTCAGATAGCAGTGACTATGAGTATGAGGAAATGTCAGACGAAGAATTCAATGAACACAATTATTGT ggTATTATTAAAAGTATGTTGTGGTAA